The Oryzias melastigma strain HK-1 linkage group LG15, ASM292280v2, whole genome shotgun sequence genome includes the window AAACTGTCACTCacaaagaaaaagcttaaattctTCTTCTAAATACAACATGCATAGATTTTTACTGTTGTATTCAGAACACCAACAAGCGTAGATGCGTCATCAAAAGGCGTGTTCTCTTGTAGTCAGAGTCAAGCATCTCAAACTAATTCAAAACctgctgttcatgtttgctAGTGAATGAGTGAGTCCTTTTCAATGTCTTTCCAACATGGTACTGGGTCTTCTAGAGACATTTTTACTGTCAGACTGGGCAGAGTCCTCTAGCTTTTGCTGTTTCGACTGATGAACTCCTCTTTGAATATAACCTGTGTTTGTGCACACCTGTGCATGTGTGACTTTAACAGTCTCAACATGATTGACTTTTGCTCCCTGCAGGATCTTGAAGACACTGTGCCGGAAGCTGACGCTGCCAGCAGACTTTGACTTCCAACAGCTGGCTCGGCTTACGCCGGGTTACGTAGGTGCAGATTTGATGGCTCTGTGCCGCGAGGCAGCCATGAACGCCGTCAACAGGATCCTAATGAAAGTCGGAACTCCATCAGAGGTTCAGGGCTCTGctgaggagcagctggagaggTCCGGCCCCGCTGGAGCCAAGAGCGATCAGCTGCAGGTAGAGTAACCCCAGTTCATTTGATCCTGAATGTTTGTAGTTCAGTTTTACACTTTACAACCTGTTCTCTGAGTCCTGATGTTTCAGTTCATTCTCCACACTAAATCTAATCGTGCAGGAACTCTGACTTTGCTTCCTTCCTGCAGCACCTTCTCAGACTGCTAAAGACTACGGAGACGCTGCCGCAGGAGGAGCTGGCGGTGTTGTCCATCGTCATGTTGGACTTCCAGGCTGCTCTGAGCAGCGTGCAGCCGTCAGCCAAGAGGGAGGGCTTTGCCACCGTACCAGATGTCACGTGGGAGCATGTAGGAGCCCTGCAGGACGTGAGAGAAGAGCTCACCATGGCCATCCTGGTAAGAAGCCTTCTCTTTATTCTCTTTACTGTGCTAACAGGTGTAGAGGCTAGTTAGTAATACATATCTGAAGAAAgcacctgtgtgtgtttttgtcacgTGCAGGCTCCTGTGCGCTCTCCAGAGCTCTTCAGGGCTCTGGGGCTCAGTGCCCCTTCAGGGGTGCTGCTGGCTGGACCCCCAGGATGTGGGAAAACTCTGCTGGCGAAGGTTCTCACAAGCATCAACACCTATTGAAGTCTTTGTTGTTGTAATCTGTCTACATGCAGCAGTCTAACCAGACCGTCTGcttcagctaagaacaggattTAACCAAAAACGTATCTGTTTCAGAATATCATTTTTACAGCTCAGATAACTCAACCTTTTAGTATTGATTTGGCTTTGAATGATGCTTATAAGTAAACTGATGATGTGAGTCAAGCACCAGGAATGAGGCTTACCTGGGAGTCAGACCACAGTGTAACATCACATCAGAGTCTAAAGCCTCTAaagactgagcatgctcagactCTGGTCTGTTTTAAGGAGGACTGCAGGCTGTCTCATTGCTCTCTTTCTCCTGGCAGGCAGTGGCCAATGAGTCGGGCCTCAACTTCATCTCTGTGAAAGGTCCAGAGCTTCTCAACATGGTGAGTTTAGTTTGCAGGTGACAGACTGTGACAGTTGTGCAGCTCTTTCATCCCAAACACTTTTATACTGTATAACTCAACAGTCTAACTCAGGGATGTCAACTGATGATGTTTGATGTTTGATCCCAGAGATGTTGTGACAAGTGAATTTCCCCGTTGTGGGATGGATAAAGAGGGTCTGATCTAATCTTCTGTCTGCATCATGCAGTATGTGGGGGAGAGCGAGCGAGCTGTCAGGCAGGTCTTCCAGAGAGGACGCAACTCTGCTCCGTGTGTGATCTTCTTTGATGAGATCGACGCTCTGTGTCCACGGCGGTCGGGCCACGAGGTAAGTCATATGTTGACGGTCCACCATGATGGTGGCAACACACCATGTTTGTTCCAGGAAACAAGTTTACACATTGATGGTGTGCAGAGTGAACTGTGAAGACTCCTTCCACCCTACAGTGTGTTCTAAATTATGAGGCAAATTGTATTTAAAgatcaaaaagatcaaattctttgtttttgaataaaactcGTGGATGATATTGTGTCTCTGGGCTCTTTGGATCACCGACATCAATCTTTAACATCTGTGACTATTAGTTTGTCAGGTGAGTTAATTTAGAGGAGAAACGACTAAAGAAAGACGTTCCACATTATTAAGCAGACCAACATTTCAAGGAAatgtgagaaagaaaaaggatctcTGCTGCTGAGGAGAATAGCTGAGTGCTTTGGACAACGTATGAAAACCTTAAATATTTCACCATATTTCATCGTTCAGATGAAATCAGATAAAGGCAGAATGAGGAAGGTTTCTGCAGACAAATCCATcagatttagagagcagctgctaaaataccatcaCAAAGCAGCAGCACATATTAGAAGCTGCTGGTGTCTGTGGAGTCCACCAACATCAAGGTGATCCTCCAGAGGCTGCAGTTCTATGTTAACCTTCTATtggaccccccaccccccctcccccctacACTCACAAGCAGAAACGACTGCAGTGGATCCAGACAGACATGGAGACTCATTTTCaggaaattttcagattcaaaaacgaaaaaaaagagttgaaaatgaaaaaaagatttgaaagttttgaagtttaaattttgagttttgaaacctaaaaaactgaatatttgaagctgaaaataattaagtttattttagaacaccaatattttttccaattttgttttatttaggtttcaaataaTGTTGCCCCTAAAATAGCTCCATACACACCCATTAAAATATGCATTGCACACTTTCATTGATATGATCCTTTTGTTGCATCGTCACGTTTTTGGATTTATGCCTTAAGTCATATGGTcaaattcacttttaaaaaccAAGCCCGCCGTCCAGCTCTGTAGTTCAAGCAGAAGACTGTTCTGTGGGGGGGCAGGATGACCCGTCTAAAGCACTGCTGTTGGTTGCTGACCACAGCATCTGTGTTCAGTCAGGAGCCAGCGTCCGGGTTGTCAACCAGCTGCTGACAGAGATGGACGGGCTGGAGACCCGCCGGCAGGTCTTCATTATGGCTGCTACAAACAGACCAGGTATGAGAGGCTGGAGCCGTCAGAATCCTGAAGAGTGTCGTTTCCAACCTGAGACGTggtttgtgtgcatgtggatGTTGTTACTGATGTTTGCTTCAGCGGAGAGCAGGACACTTTCCTCCATGTGTCAGTGGTTCATGCTGACGGTGCTATCCATGAACATGAATCCCTCCCTCCTTCAGATATTATCGACCCTGCTGTTCTGAGGCCGGGCCGCCTCGACAAAACGCTCTACGTGGGTCTGCCCAGTCCAGCGGATCGCTGTGCTATTCTGCTTGCCGTCACCAAGGTAACTGTATTAGATCTTCATCAACAAAGCAGGACTGATAATGCTCCAAATCACataattgtttatttagtttgcttgttaaaatacattaaaatgtgattatgttttcattttagaagTATGTATGTAAAGAGCCAGTTTTAGTTTTGCCTGTCAATGATCTGATGCctctggaaaataaaagttcttctagaccagaggtctgcaacctttaacacttaaagacccatttggtccagtttctcaCCGACCAGAACCTACGAGAgacacaaagtctcactttatcgTTTAAAagtgcacaatatttatgcttttttggcaattaaacatttatttatacatttagcttttaaatattaaataattgaattacaaaAACGTCTATATGTTTCTATGTATAACTgttgtaacttattttacttttgacagcagcacactctagttcctttcaaaataaaacgtgttCTGAGTCAAAACAGGTGCAGCAGCTTGACTTGTATTACAAATGCAAGACATTCAAACAGGTTTTTTATAATCAggacttttttatgatttttttcttttactctcaaaaatatactattttttatagaatctatttattaaaaaaactcaaaacatataaaataaactgagtTTTTGATTGTCATTCTTTGAGATGTGAGGCACAAATCACACAACTCTGAatcattttcagtcattttaaactccatttgttcaaaactttaatcaCTTTAGtgtaaattaccaaaataagaTTTGACtatctgtaaattaaaaacacaaatttcaacAACacttctacagaatttctgacactAAATTCAacttattttgttgtttgatgTGTTAAAAATCATCTAAACAGAAAGGACAACACATAAATactaatcttttatttattgaatcattagtattttttatgaaCGCTAAAGACCCACAATTACGTGATaaaagagcctcaggttgcagacccctgatctagacggtctgatgaagaaaaaaagaaaaacaagaaaacaaatcacaAATGTATCAGACTCCttgcagaaaaaatgaaatgcaaatgcTTTGATTAAAAGAGTCATGTaagtcttcttttttcagcttccaccagtttgtcctcttctctgcctttgctctctctttcttcatcttcttcaccaccagactcatcctacacaccaccatcctgtgctgtctggaaacatggctacattaaaacattttttaattaattaacaaataaataaatacataaaatgtattaaacagtGGGCACTGACTTTTTTGGGTTCCAGGATCAGATTTTatctaaagaaataaatcaggGGCAGATTTCAGATTACAGTCTAAGTAAGGTGTCAGCAACGTTTCTGATATGAAGCGCCAGATTGAAATTTTCTCCCCAACAACTGTACCATCACAGAGTGTAATTCAAACTCTAAtacaaagaaagacaaaaacatttgcaatatatctgaaatgttattttgatcACCAACAGCAGGTCAAAGAACTTATTTGAGCTTTAACTCAAAAAAGTGCTTTCATAACAATATTGCACAAGGAAATCAGGTCTAAGTTGAATTAGTATTGGaacaatatttgtttgaaaccaaaagtactgcatttgtttttatgtcataaCTGCAACATTATGGTCAACATATTTAGTAAGAAGTTGGTGTAGCCGCTGCCGTTCTAGTAGTTACCATGAACAATCCGTTGTGgcaataaaacagattttatgaCAACAGACATAGTGCAGTTCTTCttttataatcataattgatATGTTACATGTAACTCAAAAGCTGAAAGTCTCAACTGTCCACTCAGTTTTTCCCTtttcaatctaagcttaatcactaaagatgttctggaaTGCAACTTTTGACTTTCTACTTTTGAAGAATGCTGAAAACCCTTTagtaaattttcttttatttgatttcatgtAGTCAGAACGAAAAATCCCAAATATGTGTTACATAACAGTATTCCAACTCATAAAGTTCTCCTAAAGATAACAACGTTCCATGTTAAAATGATCTTTGGTAAACCACCACAGGGATCTGGTTACTTACTGTGATATAATGAGGTTTTTAAAGGTTTAGTTGCATAAAAACAGAGTTATAAATATAATCCAActaaattatgtgaaaaaagtgaTAATTAGAAATCTAATAATTAGAGTGGAATCATTgttggaaaaaacaaatgcCTGCTTTGAAAAAGGCCCCAatctttgttcaaaaatatgaagTGAACATAGTGTGAATCTTTCTAATCGATCAGGACTGTCTTTTCAGGGAGGGACCATGCCTCTGCTGGACCCTGATGTCCATCTTGAAGAGATAGCATCAGATGAGCGCTGCAGCAGCTTCTCGTAAGTGAAGATGCTTCATTCTTTCCCAGGATATCTTCTTCTGCAAATTCAGTTAATCCACCAACTTCTAGTGAATCGGATATAAAAACTGGAACCTGACTGGATTCTTCCTTCAAATTCAATCCATTAGTTTTCCTGCCTATCCATTAAAAGCCTTGGCTCTTTGCAACATTCTCATAAGCTTTAGAAAGACGTCTGTGacccgtctgtctgtctgtgatgCAGAGGAGCTGACCTGACTGCCTTAGTACGGGAAGCTTCTGTAAATGCACTCAAGGCCTATTTGAAGTCCCAGCAAGGAGGTAAGACTCTCCAGCCGCTCTTCAAACCACCTATTAGTTTGCCAGAACTGCTCTGTTCAAAAAACTACTTCTCATTCAGTCTGAAGACTGAGAAACTTCCAGGTtctctaattttcttttaaataagtcCCTCCCCCAGCGAGCTAGCTCATGCATCGGTGCTGCCCTCCAGGCTCATTCCTTGTTTTCATTCCTGCACCCAGGTGAGATTCCTCCCTCTGGCTGCATTGCTGACATTCAAGTCAGCAGAATTCACTTTGAAGAAGCTTTCGGCAAAGTTCGTCCATCTGTGACACCAAAGGTAAGGAGGTTCTCTCATCCAAGCTCAGGATTGTTATTGGAGTGTCGATGCAGTCCAGCTCGTGTTTCTGTGCCTCCAGGAGCAGCTACGGTATGAGCAGCTCAGAGAGTCACTCCGAAGATGATTCCCTCCTGATCCTTGGTCTTCAATCTTCAGCGGACACTCCTCCTCACAGCTGCAGCCTCCAATGGTCCAGTCTCAATCACTCAGACGTGCTCGTCATTGCAAGAGAGAACTTCCTCAAACTGATGATGCAGAACCAGGAACCTGTAGATCTGGGCCTCACCTGGGTTTCATCTGCACCCTGGACTTGATGATCTAGACTGAACTGCTGAAGATTCAACAGACTTTAATAAACCATGACAGAACCACCTCTGTTCTGTAAACAGGAGCCATTCAGCATCAAACGCTGTGGACTTTCTACAAACAGGATTTCCTCCTCCATTCTTTGGGCTCTTCTCGGATGTTATCACTAATGTCAATAAACTAGTTTGCAAGTGTTTTATATCCTGAATTGAATCTAACTTTTTTAATGGcacataaatatttacatcGTCTTTACTCAATCAGGATTTAGGAAaagaattcatcagaaaaaacaaacacatgtaaatgtgaaattaatttaatgaccttttaacacattttgtgaCTTCCACCTGGGTCAGTAACTGAAACAAAGCAGGATGTTTTAGTCCAGGTGAGGAGATCTGGTCTTAACATGCTTGGGCCTTGGAAACAGAAGTTTAGACATTTCTGGTGAGCTGTCTGAGCAAACATGGATGCTGCTGTAAGGCAAAGAAATCTTTATCGTAATACTGGATAGAGAAAGTGTTAAAGCAGGAAGAGGCAGCACAGTGAGTAGAGTCAGTCTCCTAATCTGTTACAAGAGCTCCTCAGTCCAACACCACAAACGGTGTTCACACACAGCAGACTGTCGGCTTGCAGATGAGCAGTGAGATCCATCACTCCTGCTTGATGTCCCCTTTCAGCTTTCTCTTGACCCGGGAGTACGGGCTGAGAGTGTCGTCCATGATGAAGTCATACAAAACATGGACCCAAGATGTGTACTGGGGCAGGTCCTGGTAGTACTCTGATGCTATTTCCTTGACCTGCAGACAGAAAGATATTGATGTCAAAGGTCATTGATCCAAGTACTGAGATTTGTTGCACACACTAGCTCTAGTTCTCCCTTGTCCCTGGACTCAATTTTCCCTTTAGATCTCTGTCTCAGTTCTCTATCAGTACAAGTTATCCCACCACCAGAACTGGTTCTGAAGAACCAGTTTTTATAAGGTGCAGCTAAGATCATATAGCAAAGGGTAGGGTTTGCTAAAAACAACCATCCACTTGGACTACATCAGCTATGGATCAGAACTCACCATGGGGAGCCGCCGGCCCGGGATGCTGGGGAAGTCGTGGTGCTCGTTGTGGTAGCCCACATTGAAAGTAAGAAGATTGAGGGAGCCATAGTAGGAGTAAGTCTCATAACCCTTTAGGAACATGTAGTGCTCTGCTATGAAATGGCCAGAGATGGGGTGCAGCCCCATTCCCAGCATGGAGCCAGCTAGCATATACACCACAGGCTTGGCCCCCCACATCCAGTAGAGCAGAATATTAAAGGCTACCTGGAAGACCAAATTGGTCACTTCCAGTTGACTGATGGGCTTGGGGTTGATGCAAAGGGGCCTGACAGCATAGAAAAGGGGCTGCAGAATGATCCAGATGAGCTTGCGAAAACGAGTGCAAAAGAACCACCCTTCAAACTCGGTGGGGATGTCAACATCTACTCCATCTCCCCCCAGGTAGCGATGATGATCCAGGTGATAACGCTTGAAGGAGGCAGAGTAGGGCAGGCCGATGGGCAAGTTGGCAAACATGGCGAAGTATCGGTTCCACGTAGCTTTGCTGTTTCCAAACGCTGTGTTGTGGGAGATCTCATGGATAGCCAAAGTCATGGAGTGGTTGATGCAACTGCCAAAGGAATACGTCCAGAACAAAACCCACTTCCAGTCCAAGTCCTTGACTAGGTAGAAAGCTAAAAATTGGATGACCACCATTGTGCAGACTATCCATTTCAGTCTGCGGTCGGGCCCCATCAAGGTCTTGATTTCTGGGTATTTGGctgcagaagaaacaaaaacagtcaagGTTACAAAACTGAAGAATCTTCAAACCTTAATGGAGTCAGCTCAGTGAGCTGTTAGTCAAGATGCAAACAGATTACAGTCTTCAGCTATGTTTACACCACCCTCATCCATGCGTGTTCAAGCAGCCAAGTAAACACCTGTTTCAGGGCTCTGTATTCAATACTCATGCTCAACCGTTGCTATGTAAGTTTTTAAGACCGTTTTCAGGCTCCACATACAAAACACATGTCTATTGAACATGGATTGGAGGTTAtttcagttgaactttgaccaatgaaggactcagatttggtaatgAAGTGTCAACTGTTTGTAAAGTAATCATGGGGAGAAATTATTAGTTGCGGTTTTTGCCCAGCTAGAATTATGAAACCAAGTTTTTCATTTACTGGAATAGAGTTGTGACTGAAATAGCCTGGAggaagattcacaagatttgaaCTGCTGCATTCTGCACCACGCCTCTTCTAAGTGCAACTGTATTGGCTTTTAAATCTTCAACTCTTCTGTGAATCCgctgattctgacgtggagaaaagcagcttttttttttgctgactcCGATATGcaaaatattactaaaatagAGCGCTCATATACAATGAATGAGAGCACTGCACCATAAAGCAACAAATATGTGGCTCTGCCCCCATCATACACCGTTGGCTCCGCCCTCGTCATAAACACATGGCTCCACCCTTGTCGCTTACCAGCATGAGGCTCGTTTACGccacttcagaatccgctggataTACGTTAATTGCGTTAACAGGTGAAAAGTTACGGTACACAAAAGCATGTAGCCTAAACAGCTGCCACCAGCATCGGCCATACGTGCGCATTGTCTCAAACAGAACGAGTCAGATGTGCAttcaaatgaaatataaaaaaaatattcttattagAAGCagttaaacatgtaaacatatACAGGAATGAGACTTTTGGAGTCATggagattgttttgtttttttcctcacagaacGACTGGGTTCACTAGTATGACCTAGAGTTTTTTAGGCGCACCATTGCACTCCTGGTCTTAAGGTACAAAGAGACAGAATGACACTCTTCATCTGCGTCATAAAGTACAGAGCCGCCGCAAGTGCCATTGTAGCGCAGGACCGTTCTAGTTTCATGGGCTTATGTTTTTTGTCTTATATTCATCAAGACTATAATATAAAGATCCNNNNNNNCCCTTGGGTTAAAGATtaaactggaccacagacagactGAAGAAACGTTTGACACCGCCCTCAGGTGCAGCTCTTGCTGCAAGAGTGAAGTACACAGAACCtggagagactctgaaagatctggtgaaaacaaacacagcgatGTGCTTGCTGGTGTCTCTGTAGAATTCTCCAAAACATACACCCAAGCTACTgactcaacatcatccatgatgTGACAACGAATGatttccagaacaactttggtGGTTGCTCCCCGGCAGGCGCATCAAGGCGTTGAGCAGTAAATGTGACATGCCTGTTGGGTTCactgtgaatgcaccattacagtttttgttctaaattaaaaaaaaaaaactctttatgctgaccaatactccaatgttcgtTTTTGATACTTGAGTATAAATGTGAATATACAATTCCAAATACACACAGTTTTGCATGAGTTGGAAGTCAGAATGATTGCAGAAACAAACTCACTGAGACGATTTTATCTCCATAAAGAACAAAGAACATCTGAACCCAGAGTGACGGGTCAGCATGGCCTCAATGATCCTTGTGTCACATCAAAAAGCAGGTCAAGTCTGTATTCTGCTGAACACAATCACattattaacccttgtgctatcataggcatgtttacatcaaaagtggggtcatctggactccacaagacaccacgctgaacttttattttcaggGGTTtcttatcttcactggtgtctgtgacaGCCATAACACCCCgtccacctttatcatgggaGGATCACACATCAAGATAAGGGTAGGAAAGCACAAGGGTTATAAGGCAGGTCTTGGGCAGCGTGCAGGTGTATGCGTGTTTGGTTAAAGTGAAGACAGAAAAATTAAGAAACCAAACTTCCGTAAGATGGACGACTTTCAGGCAGAGAGGGAGCAGAAAATAGGTGCATTTGAGATCATGCAAGCAGACGCAGCGCTGCGCAGATCACCTGGATTATGGGGCATGCTGGGTAGTTTTTGCTATGACGTCACAtgtcaatcatcataaaaatatagcGAGAAAGAGGCGGGTGCAAGGCGCCTACccagtaggggtgtgccaaaatNNNNNNNNNNNNNNNNNNNNNNNNNNNNNNNNNNNNNNNNNNNNNNNNNNNNNNNNNNNNNNNNNNNNNNNNNNNNNNNNNNNNNNNNNNNNNNNNNNNNNNNNNNNNNNNNNNNNNNNNNNNNNNNNNNNNNNagtgattcccagccctactacCCAGTCAGTGCAGCTGGAAATCTGTTACTGTGCTGACTGCAAGccgccttgatgactacaaaacaatgcattgtgggaaagtGTGTCCTGACAGTTATTGTAGTTCAACATGATGCTGAATGCCTGACAGCTTTGCATTTTGTAACTCTTCCTGGaaagtagtgaatcactgatgtgaaaataaacaagatttctatTTATAGAAATGAATACGGTCATTGAAGTCAACatcactcaaatgaaaatagtttttttctactGATAATCATTTTGGTTTAAATGCAAAACATCCAAAAGACATTTGCATGTATCCAACAAAAAGAACTCACAAGTACAGGCATCACAAATGATTACATTTACCTGGCAGCTATTTTTTCTCTCGTCCACGGtcagatgttaaaaattaaaagagttTATAGCACACATCATATCAAGGGGGAGAGGCATATAAAAATTCAACCAAGTGttatatgtgaaaaaataagtgtgaaatgtgaactcaagaAACCGCTAAATgtgatctgccctccagtggtttgaatcNNNNNNNNNNNNNNNNNNNNNNNNNNNNNNNNNNNNNNNNNNNNNNNNNNNNNNNNNNNNNNNNNNNNNNNNNNNNNNNNNNNNNNNNNNNNNNNNNNNNNNNNNNNNNNNNNNNNNNNNNNNNNNNNNNNNNNNNNNNNNNNNNNNNNNNNNNNNNNNNNNNNNNNNNNNNNNNNNNNNNNNNNNNNNNNNNNNNNNNNNNNNNNNNNNNNNNNNNNNNNNNNNNNNNNNNNNNNNNNNNNNNNNNNNNNNNNNNNNNNNNNNNNNNNNNNNNNNNNNNNTAGACACGGTATCATTGTAAACAcagccatgaaaaaaaaaatcgacttATTAAAGAGatgattaaaattatttaattacacAAATTTTATACCTAAAGCTGGTAGTATGTTCAGTGACactaataaaaatatctttaaattagctgctttttgaaaaatgtttcccGTTTAAAGACTGTGGggatttattttcactttacaTCAACATGCTGTT containing:
- the nvl gene encoding nuclear valosin-containing protein-like; translation: MKNKGGCWMDGRLRQRVEQYLASKDSEYVDLSEMAANLQRLYRVDYGRRNKTAFRIQVEKVYEAVKEVSELSDIEKKHLAKRARSLQKDGDGGSSSTDSSDQDDGFRDNTLNSTLTSLYRRDISNPSSPSSRKAGSQSAGMQVSSGGWFIDKGQGPTSSSTLIDLCEDESVDGRTGVASSEPDRIPKKSRKRTKSSADQTGSQSQNSKSSSAKWKPSELQHPSVTFEDVGGNEEALTEVCKLLIHMRHPEVFQQLGVVPPRGFLLHGPPGCGKTLLAQAVAGELQLPLLKVSAPELVSGVSGESEQKLRELFDQAVSSSPCILFIDEIDAITPKREVASKDMERRMVAQLLTCMDDLNSLAVTVQVMIIGATNRPDSLDPALRRAGRFDREISMGIPDETARLRILKTLCRKLTLPADFDFQQLARLTPGYVGADLMALCREAAMNAVNRILMKVGTPSEVQGSAEEQLERSGPAGAKSDQLQHLLRLLKTTETLPQEELAVLSIVMLDFQAALSSVQPSAKREGFATVPDVTWEHVGALQDVREELTMAILAPVRSPELFRALGLSAPSGVLLAGPPGCGKTLLAKAVANESGLNFISVKGPELLNMYVGESERAVRQVFQRGRNSAPCVIFFDEIDALCPRRSGHESGASVRVVNQLLTEMDGLETRRQVFIMAATNRPDIIDPAVLRPGRLDKTLYVGLPSPADRCAILLAVTKGGTMPLLDPDVHLEEIASDERCSSFSGADLTALVREASVNALKAYLKSQQGGEIPPSGCIADIQVSRIHFEEAFGKVRPSVTPKEQLRYEQLRESLRR
- the degs1 gene encoding sphingolipid delta(4)-desaturase DES1 isoform X1, which translates into the protein MGNRVGREDYEWVYTDQPHADRRKEILAKYPEIKTLMGPDRRLKWIVCTMVVIQFLAFYLVKDLDWKWVLFWTYSFGSCINHSMTLAIHEISHNTAFGNSKATWNRYFAMFANLPIGLPYSASFKRYHLDHHRYLGGDGVDVDIPTEFEGWFFCTRFRKLIWIILQPLFYAVRPLCINPKPISQLEVTNLVFQVAFNILLYWMWGAKPVVYMLAGSMLGMGLHPISGHFIAEHYMFLKGYETYSYYGSLNLLTFNVGYHNEHHDFPSIPGRRLPMVKEIASEYYQDLPQYTSWVHVLYDFIMDDTLSPYSRVKRKLKGDIKQE
- the degs1 gene encoding sphingolipid delta(4)-desaturase DES1 isoform X2, with protein sequence MGPDRRLKWIVCTMVVIQFLAFYLVKDLDWKWVLFWTYSFGSCINHSMTLAIHEISHNTAFGNSKATWNRYFAMFANLPIGLPYSASFKRYHLDHHRYLGGDGVDVDIPTEFEGWFFCTRFRKLIWIILQPLFYAVRPLCINPKPISQLEVTNLVFQVAFNILLYWMWGAKPVVYMLAGSMLGMGLHPISGHFIAEHYMFLKGYETYSYYGSLNLLTFNVGYHNEHHDFPSIPGRRLPMVKEIASEYYQDLPQYTSWVHVLYDFIMDDTLSPYSRVKRKLKGDIKQE